The Streptomyces achromogenes genome window below encodes:
- a CDS encoding flavodoxin family protein, translating to MPTLLIVHHTPSPNCQVLFEAVVAGATAPEIEGVRVERRAALAATASDVLAADAFVLGTPANLGYMSGALKHFFDQIYYPCLDATQGRPFGYYVHGGNDVTGAVRGIEAVTTGLGWRLAAEPVTVTGEPDKAQVAACWELGATVAAGLLT from the coding sequence GTGCCCACCTTGCTGATCGTCCATCACACCCCCTCGCCGAACTGCCAGGTGTTGTTCGAAGCGGTGGTCGCCGGCGCGACGGCGCCCGAGATCGAGGGTGTCCGCGTCGAACGGCGGGCGGCCCTCGCCGCGACCGCCTCCGACGTCCTGGCCGCCGACGCCTTCGTGCTGGGCACCCCGGCCAACCTCGGCTACATGTCGGGGGCGCTCAAGCACTTCTTCGACCAGATCTACTATCCGTGCCTCGACGCCACCCAGGGCCGCCCCTTCGGCTATTACGTGCACGGCGGCAATGACGTGACCGGTGCGGTGCGCGGCATCGAGGCCGTCACCACGGGGCTGGGCTGGCGACTCGCGGCCGAGCCGGTCACCGTCACCGGGGAACCGGACAAGGCGCAGGTGGCGGCCTGCTGGGAACTGGGCGCGACGGTGGCGGCCGGCCTCTTGACCTGA
- a CDS encoding GTP-binding protein, which translates to MASAPSDSAPSACRETLPGAGGPGSVHLPDTARDLVKILVAGPFGVGKTTLIDSVSEIRPLHTEEPLSEASAQVDDLDGVREKATTTVAIDFGRISLPGDVVLYLFGTPGQERFRSLWDDIAYGALGALVLVDSRRLDASFDVLGLVEESGLPYAVAFNAFPDAPRHHGEERLRRALDLEPTTPLVTCDARDAGSSIDALLALVDHLIGRDPVEAR; encoded by the coding sequence ATGGCCTCCGCGCCCTCAGACTCCGCGCCTAGCGCCTGCCGCGAAACACTCCCCGGCGCCGGCGGACCAGGTTCCGTCCACCTGCCCGACACAGCCCGCGACCTGGTGAAGATCCTGGTGGCGGGGCCGTTCGGCGTGGGCAAGACGACCCTGATCGACTCGGTCTCCGAGATCCGCCCGCTGCACACCGAGGAACCCCTCTCCGAGGCGTCCGCTCAGGTGGACGACCTGGACGGGGTGCGGGAGAAGGCGACGACCACCGTCGCCATCGACTTCGGCCGGATCAGCCTGCCCGGCGACGTCGTGCTGTACCTGTTCGGCACGCCCGGACAGGAGCGTTTCCGGAGCCTGTGGGACGACATCGCCTACGGGGCGCTGGGGGCGCTCGTGCTGGTCGACAGCCGCCGCCTCGACGCCTCGTTCGACGTGCTGGGGCTGGTGGAGGAGAGCGGGCTGCCGTACGCGGTCGCCTTCAACGCCTTCCCCGACGCGCCCCGCCACCACGGCGAGGAGCGGCTGCGCCGGGCGCTGGACCTGGAGCCCACGACACCACTGGTCACCTGTGACGCCCGGGACGCCGGCTCCTCGATCGACGCGCTGCTCGCGCTCGTGGACCATCTGATCGGCCGTGACCCCGTGGAGGCCCGGTGA
- a CDS encoding CASTOR/POLLUX-related putative ion channel, translating into MRYRFDSTLARSTGRLVGWLAVTCLGIVVPASAVMVWTDPSSPASLTGRLAAVGRVSAETLRLGAVTGAPLRMLLSVLLGLVALLYVSTLIGLITSGLTDRIVELRRGRSTVVEAGHSVVLGWSEQVFTVVAELIAARAHRRWGAVVVLADRDRTEMEEALTAVLGPARATRLICRSGSPADPEALTTVSPRTAHAVLVLPGTSAAGDAESVRTLLALRAVLGESPGPRVVACVRDERYRTAARLAAGTGGVVLESDRTAARLIARSALQPGLAPVLRELLDFDGEEFHLAADHGRAGRRFGDVLLDCVTAAVVGLVRPDGTTLLNPPPDTVIAAEDRLVVVAPDDEAVRWDAEAVPGDERTVSGDAEAVPGDVGVERWGDGRHPADRPAPAEGGSEAAEPSRFLLLGWNHRGPHLVEQLRSGARPGSVLHVVTDPAEPVRPPLPLPEPRRDGAPADGLAVTFGTADPTSPTALRALEPGSYDRVVVLGPEPDPLSGLDRPDDRTLVVLLILRSLAQESGRAVPVVAELADERNRPLAPLGPGCEAVVGGQLTGLLMAQVSQNGELAAVFEELFTAGGSTLRLRPAHRYVPPERPASFAAVVAAARERGECAIGYRGAEHEGTPPSHGVRLNPPKSRTRLWSAGDDVVVIVTEGRTGDTRGATAGPTAVHGAAADVP; encoded by the coding sequence ATGCGCTATCGGTTCGACAGCACACTGGCCCGCAGCACGGGCAGACTGGTCGGGTGGCTGGCCGTCACCTGCCTCGGGATCGTCGTTCCGGCGAGCGCGGTAATGGTGTGGACCGACCCGTCCTCGCCCGCTTCGCTGACCGGCCGGCTGGCCGCGGTCGGGCGGGTCAGCGCCGAGACCCTGCGGCTGGGCGCGGTGACGGGCGCGCCGCTGCGCATGCTGCTGTCGGTGCTGCTCGGCCTCGTGGCCCTGCTGTACGTGTCGACGCTCATCGGCCTGATCACCTCCGGTCTCACCGACCGGATCGTCGAGCTGCGCAGAGGTCGCTCCACGGTGGTGGAGGCGGGTCACTCAGTCGTGCTCGGCTGGTCGGAGCAGGTGTTCACCGTGGTCGCCGAGCTGATCGCGGCGCGCGCCCACCGGCGGTGGGGCGCGGTCGTGGTGCTCGCGGACCGCGACCGCACCGAGATGGAGGAAGCGCTGACGGCTGTCCTCGGGCCCGCCCGCGCCACCCGCCTGATCTGCCGCAGCGGCTCCCCCGCGGACCCCGAGGCACTGACCACCGTCAGCCCCCGTACGGCGCACGCGGTGCTCGTCCTGCCCGGCACGTCGGCCGCCGGGGACGCCGAGAGCGTCCGGACGCTGCTGGCCCTGCGCGCCGTCCTCGGGGAGAGCCCGGGTCCGCGGGTCGTCGCCTGCGTCCGCGACGAGCGCTATCGCACGGCGGCCCGGCTCGCGGCGGGCACGGGCGGCGTCGTGCTGGAGTCCGACCGCACCGCGGCCAGGCTGATCGCCCGGTCCGCACTCCAGCCCGGCCTGGCTCCGGTGCTGCGGGAGCTTCTCGACTTCGACGGCGAGGAGTTCCACCTCGCCGCCGATCACGGACGTGCGGGGCGCCGCTTCGGCGACGTGCTGCTCGACTGTGTCACGGCCGCCGTGGTCGGGCTGGTGCGCCCCGACGGCACCACCCTGCTCAACCCGCCCCCGGACACCGTCATCGCCGCGGAGGACCGCCTCGTCGTGGTCGCGCCGGACGACGAGGCCGTGCGATGGGACGCGGAAGCCGTCCCGGGGGACGAGAGGACCGTGAGTGGGGACGCGGAAGCCGTCCCGGGGGACGTGGGGGTCGAGCGGTGGGGCGACGGCCGGCACCCCGCGGATCGGCCCGCGCCTGCCGAGGGCGGATCCGAAGCGGCCGAGCCGTCGCGGTTCCTGCTGCTCGGCTGGAACCACCGGGGGCCTCACCTCGTAGAACAGCTGCGCAGCGGCGCGCGGCCGGGCTCGGTGCTGCACGTCGTCACCGATCCGGCGGAACCGGTGCGCCCACCGCTGCCCCTGCCGGAACCCCGCAGGGACGGCGCGCCCGCCGACGGGCTCGCCGTGACCTTCGGGACCGCCGACCCGACCAGCCCCACCGCGTTGCGCGCCCTGGAACCGGGTTCCTACGACCGGGTCGTCGTGCTCGGGCCGGAGCCGGATCCCCTGAGCGGCCTCGACCGGCCGGACGACCGCACGCTGGTGGTCCTGCTGATCCTCCGCTCCCTGGCGCAGGAGTCCGGACGTGCGGTGCCGGTGGTCGCGGAGCTCGCCGACGAGCGCAACCGGCCGCTGGCCCCGCTCGGACCGGGCTGCGAGGCCGTCGTCGGCGGGCAGCTCACCGGTCTGCTGATGGCGCAGGTCTCGCAGAACGGAGAACTGGCCGCCGTGTTCGAGGAACTGTTCACCGCCGGCGGCAGCACGCTGCGGCTGCGCCCCGCGCATCGTTATGTGCCACCGGAGCGCCCGGCGTCCTTCGCCGCGGTCGTGGCGGCGGCCCGCGAGCGCGGCGAGTGCGCGATCGGCTACCGGGGCGCCGAACACGAAGGAACGCCTCCCTCCCATGGCGTCCGGCTCAATCCCCCCAAGTCGCGGACTCGGCTGTGGAGTGCGGGGGACGACGTCGTCGTGATCGTGACGGAGGGCCGCACCGGAGACACCCGGGGCGCGACGGCCGGTCCGACGGCAGTCCACGGCGCGGCGGCCGACGTCCCGTGA
- a CDS encoding ATP-binding protein: protein MIELPDLVTGGLTAGTLSALALAGGLLRARRRQTRQRAEIAALRTRLDGSLKAFTAEVEHLASRRVPAAARRVAHPHVAVPGPLQPLTVGTPLGIALENVVLALQAETAAQRTSVDAAAQAGMRGAVREIQAALYRLQDALRGLQQRYDDPELAQTLFRLDHENEQSLRRAQVTAVVCGAWVGLAREESHLVDAVTGGQARLAGYHRVQVHNHLEPGTALVSHAVEPVAIIVAELLDNALRHSAPDTDVVVSLEHVHHGVCVTIDDAGLGMTLDERERAQRLVAGDEPILLTELGDPPRMGLAAIGRLTRQFDLGVDVSSTSPYGGVRAVLRVETHLLSHLDPADRPPAASAPRTTRTARKAFPDPPGPSHAYGAETGAPETATGHHEPRDEDDGLPQRRRRTRPATPAPAPARAAERRPARSPEEAAAALGALQSGTAAARAAVANTGAGASGETPADHIDQTDDEEGAAR, encoded by the coding sequence ATGATCGAATTGCCGGACCTGGTGACCGGCGGCCTGACCGCCGGCACACTGTCCGCGCTCGCCCTGGCCGGCGGCCTGCTGCGCGCACGGCGGCGGCAGACCCGACAGCGCGCGGAGATCGCCGCGCTGCGCACCCGACTCGACGGCTCCCTCAAGGCGTTCACGGCGGAGGTGGAGCACCTGGCGAGCCGCCGCGTGCCCGCCGCCGCCCGTCGGGTCGCCCATCCGCACGTCGCCGTGCCGGGCCCGCTCCAGCCGCTCACCGTCGGCACCCCTCTGGGCATCGCCCTGGAGAACGTGGTGCTGGCGCTGCAGGCCGAGACGGCCGCCCAGCGCACGTCCGTCGACGCCGCGGCACAGGCCGGGATGCGCGGCGCCGTCCGGGAGATCCAAGCCGCCCTGTACCGGCTGCAGGACGCCCTGCGCGGACTTCAACAGCGCTACGACGACCCGGAGTTGGCCCAGACCCTGTTCCGTCTCGACCACGAGAACGAACAGTCGCTGCGGCGCGCCCAGGTCACCGCCGTGGTGTGCGGCGCCTGGGTCGGGCTGGCCCGTGAGGAGTCCCACCTGGTGGACGCGGTGACCGGCGGCCAGGCCCGGCTCGCCGGCTACCACCGGGTCCAGGTCCACAACCACCTCGAGCCCGGCACCGCCCTGGTCTCGCACGCCGTCGAGCCGGTCGCCATCATCGTCGCCGAGCTGCTCGACAACGCTCTGCGGCACTCCGCCCCGGACACCGACGTCGTGGTCAGCCTGGAGCACGTGCACCACGGTGTGTGCGTCACCATCGACGACGCGGGCCTCGGCATGACCCTGGACGAACGCGAGCGCGCACAGCGGCTGGTGGCAGGCGACGAGCCCATCCTGCTGACCGAGCTCGGCGACCCGCCCCGGATGGGGCTGGCCGCGATCGGCCGGCTGACCCGCCAGTTCGACCTGGGCGTGGACGTCTCCTCGACCTCCCCGTACGGCGGTGTGCGGGCGGTGCTGCGGGTCGAGACCCACCTCCTGAGCCACCTCGACCCGGCCGACCGGCCGCCGGCCGCGAGCGCGCCGCGCACGACGCGCACCGCGCGCAAAGCCTTCCCCGACCCTCCCGGCCCCTCCCACGCGTACGGCGCCGAGACCGGCGCGCCGGAGACGGCGACGGGACATCACGAGCCGCGGGACGAGGACGACGGCCTGCCGCAGCGCAGACGCCGCACCCGGCCCGCGACGCCGGCACCGGCGCCGGCCCGGGCCGCGGAGCGTCGTCCGGCGCGCAGCCCGGAGGAGGCCGCCGCCGCGCTCGGCGCACTGCAGTCCGGCACGGCGGCGGCCCGCGCCGCCGTGGCGAACACCGGTGCGGGCGCCTCGGGGGAGACGCCCGCCGACCACATCGACCAGACCGACGACGAAGAGGGAGCGGCCCGATGA
- a CDS encoding roadblock/LC7 domain-containing protein: MTSRNTGDTAWVLEPVLQVPHVVAAVMLTRDGLVTGYTDALSQPSAERVAAITSTVQGACRTAAAAFADRDTSDVRQIVIESDHGYVLIVPTDHGTCVAAYGDGEVRLDLLAHRVHSQVARLGGKAMTAPSRGADDNPPA, encoded by the coding sequence ATGACCAGCCGCAACACGGGTGACACGGCATGGGTGCTGGAACCGGTCCTGCAGGTGCCGCACGTGGTGGCCGCCGTCATGCTGACCCGGGACGGGCTCGTGACCGGATACACCGACGCCCTGTCCCAACCGTCGGCCGAGCGGGTGGCCGCCATCACCAGCACCGTGCAGGGCGCCTGCCGGACCGCGGCGGCCGCCTTCGCCGACCGTGACACGTCCGACGTACGGCAGATCGTCATCGAGTCGGATCACGGATACGTGCTGATCGTGCCGACCGACCACGGCACCTGTGTGGCCGCCTACGGCGACGGCGAGGTGCGGCTGGACCTGCTGGCGCACCGGGTGCACTCCCAGGTGGCCCGACTGGGCGGGAAGGCGATGACAGCCCCGTCCCGAGGAGCCGACGACAACCCGCCGGCATGA
- a CDS encoding alpha/beta hydrolase — protein sequence MPLSPRVQARAVQLLLGGTMSRVHPDLRFSDVPKNTRTLRVETGAGPVACTVYLPPAVAGPPAPVYVNFHGGGFVVARAEQDDHLCRRIAATAGCVVVNVDYAVAPQHPFPAAVTQAYDVTAWVAANGGEHGWDGSRLAVGGHSAGANLAAAVCRTARDRGAFSPRLQIIDSAPLDMVTDPAAKTARTAKPLLTPWLMRAFTGAYVPDPADRADPLVSPGLADDLAGLPPALVVVAENDRLRDEGDAYAKALEAAGVPVTHRVFADVDHYFTHTGPVPAAKEAIALMAATLRSALAAG from the coding sequence ATGCCGCTCAGCCCCCGTGTCCAGGCCAGGGCCGTCCAACTGCTGCTCGGCGGGACGATGTCCCGCGTGCACCCGGATCTGCGTTTCTCGGACGTGCCCAAGAACACGCGGACGCTCCGGGTGGAGACCGGCGCGGGGCCGGTGGCCTGCACCGTCTACCTGCCACCGGCCGTGGCCGGCCCGCCGGCCCCCGTCTACGTCAACTTCCACGGCGGCGGCTTCGTCGTGGCGCGGGCGGAGCAGGACGACCATCTGTGCCGCCGCATAGCCGCCACTGCGGGCTGCGTCGTGGTCAACGTCGACTACGCCGTCGCTCCGCAGCATCCCTTCCCCGCCGCCGTCACCCAGGCCTACGACGTGACCGCGTGGGTCGCCGCGAACGGCGGGGAGCACGGCTGGGACGGATCCCGGCTGGCCGTCGGCGGGCACAGCGCCGGCGCCAACCTGGCCGCCGCGGTGTGCCGCACGGCCCGGGACCGCGGCGCCTTCTCACCGCGTCTGCAGATCATCGACTCCGCGCCGCTCGACATGGTCACCGACCCGGCGGCCAAGACCGCCCGCACGGCCAAGCCGCTGCTCACCCCGTGGCTCATGCGCGCGTTCACCGGCGCCTATGTGCCCGACCCCGCCGATCGCGCCGACCCGCTCGTCTCGCCGGGCCTGGCCGACGACCTCGCCGGCCTGCCGCCCGCCCTGGTCGTCGTCGCGGAGAACGACCGTCTCCGCGACGAGGGCGACGCCTACGCCAAGGCCCTGGAGGCCGCCGGGGTGCCCGTCACCCACCGCGTGTTCGCGGACGTCGACCACTACTTCACCCACACGGGCCCCGTGCCGGCCGCGAAGGAGGCCATCGCGCTGATGGCCGCCACGCTGCGCTCGGCGCTGGCCGCCGGCTGA
- a CDS encoding LacI family DNA-binding transcriptional regulator — translation MDVARLAGVSQKTVSRVFNDEQYVSAEVRRRVLEAAEELGYRRNNAARALASGRTRAIGVVTLGTALYGPASLLMGVERAVRDNGYALRVVNTVEGDPAGVAGAVGSLLDQGVDGIVISEPIDERGRADTRDPQDTQATQDTQATQSRQDRQDAADEGRRRQEAGGSTRLRVDVPVLVLSAPSPVVAPSVLTAGHGADRMARVATEHLLRLGHVTVHHLAGPQRWYAARDRLEGWRTALMTHGASVPPVIEGDWSAASGYAAGRALAADGDVTAVFAANDDMAIGLIRALTEAGLRVPQDVSVVGFDDIPVAAFVTPPLTTVPQPFDAVAQEGLRRLVHVIENPEAPPLPASDPPADLVVRASTAAPPVRRNRAR, via the coding sequence GTGGACGTGGCCCGCCTCGCCGGCGTCTCCCAGAAGACGGTCTCGCGGGTCTTCAACGACGAGCAGTACGTCTCCGCGGAGGTGCGCCGACGCGTCCTCGAAGCCGCCGAAGAGCTCGGCTACCGGCGCAACAACGCCGCCCGGGCGCTGGCCTCCGGACGGACCCGGGCCATCGGCGTGGTGACGCTGGGCACCGCCCTCTACGGTCCCGCGTCCCTGCTCATGGGCGTCGAGCGAGCCGTCAGGGACAACGGTTACGCCCTCCGCGTGGTCAACACGGTGGAAGGCGATCCCGCGGGCGTCGCGGGGGCCGTCGGCTCGCTCCTCGACCAGGGCGTCGACGGCATCGTCATCTCCGAACCGATCGACGAGCGGGGCCGTGCGGACACGCGGGATCCGCAAGACACCCAGGCCACGCAGGACACTCAGGCCACGCAGAGCCGGCAGGACCGCCAGGACGCAGCGGACGAGGGGCGGCGACGGCAGGAGGCCGGCGGCAGCACCCGCCTCCGCGTCGACGTACCGGTGCTGGTGCTCAGCGCGCCGTCGCCCGTCGTCGCCCCCAGCGTGCTGACCGCGGGGCACGGCGCCGACCGGATGGCCCGGGTCGCCACCGAACACCTGCTGCGACTGGGCCATGTGACGGTCCATCACCTTGCCGGTCCGCAACGCTGGTACGCCGCGCGGGACCGGCTGGAGGGCTGGCGGACAGCGCTCATGACCCACGGCGCGAGCGTGCCGCCGGTGATCGAGGGCGACTGGTCCGCCGCGTCAGGGTACGCGGCGGGCCGTGCGCTCGCCGCGGACGGTGACGTCACCGCGGTGTTCGCCGCCAACGACGACATGGCGATCGGCCTGATCCGCGCCCTGACGGAGGCCGGTCTCCGGGTGCCGCAGGACGTCAGCGTCGTCGGCTTCGACGACATCCCCGTCGCCGCGTTCGTGACACCTCCCCTCACCACGGTGCCGCAGCCGTTCGACGCCGTGGCGCAGGAGGGCCTCAGGCGTCTCGTGCACGTCATCGAGAACCCGGAGGCCCCGCCCCTGCCGGCGAGCGACCCTCCGGCCGACCTCGTCGTCCGCGCCTCGACCGCGGCCCCGCCCGTGCGGCGGAACCGCGCCCGCTGA
- a CDS encoding DUF742 domain-containing protein yields MTGRPAGRPLVPAYLSTGGVARPSRPHLERLSVLARTDTPPPAGLPAAELALLDTLEDGSLAVVEAAALLRLPFSAVRVLAAGLVDRDLVLARAPIPPAERFDPDLLKRVADGLRALRLRA; encoded by the coding sequence ATGACCGGTCGCCCGGCCGGCCGCCCTCTGGTCCCCGCGTATCTGTCGACCGGCGGCGTGGCCCGGCCCAGCCGCCCCCACCTGGAGCGGCTGTCGGTGCTCGCCCGCACCGACACACCACCGCCCGCCGGGCTCCCCGCCGCCGAACTCGCCCTGCTGGACACCCTGGAGGACGGCTCCCTGGCGGTGGTGGAGGCGGCGGCGCTGCTCAGACTGCCGTTCTCGGCGGTGCGGGTGCTGGCGGCCGGTCTCGTCGACCGGGACCTGGTCCTCGCCCGTGCGCCGATCCCGCCCGCCGAACGGTTCGACCCCGACCTGCTGAAGAGAGTGGCCGATGGCCTCCGCGCCCTCAGACTCCGCGCCTAG
- a CDS encoding ArsR/SmtB family transcription factor encodes MQVPLYQAKAEFFRMLGHPVRIRVLELLQGGPVAVRDLLAEIEIEPSSLSQQLAVLRRSGIVVSIREGSTVSYALAGGDVAELLRAARRILTELLAGQNELLAELRQSEQPLPIPHSRAGLPVPQSGAGRT; translated from the coding sequence ATGCAGGTTCCCCTCTACCAGGCCAAGGCCGAGTTCTTCCGCATGCTCGGACATCCCGTGCGGATCAGGGTCCTCGAACTCCTGCAGGGCGGTCCCGTCGCCGTGCGGGACCTGCTCGCCGAGATCGAGATCGAACCCTCCAGCCTGTCCCAGCAACTGGCGGTGCTGCGCCGGTCGGGGATCGTCGTGTCGATCCGGGAGGGCTCGACCGTCAGCTACGCGCTGGCGGGCGGCGACGTGGCCGAACTGCTGCGGGCCGCACGCCGCATCCTCACCGAACTCCTGGCAGGGCAGAACGAGTTGCTGGCCGAGCTGCGCCAGTCGGAACAGCCGCTGCCGATCCCCCACAGCCGTGCGGGGCTGCCCGTCCCGCAGAGCGGCGCCGGACGGACGTGA
- a CDS encoding M4 family metallopeptidase codes for MPRRHLPVLRRRRATALALSAAATLLTLGVQTGTGVAAPAGPGAADVTATPRAGAAATPLSPGRRASLIKSAQAAAAAEARRLALGTQEKLLVKDVVRDADGTTHTRYERTYAGLPVLGGDLVVHRGNGRTTVTRASGATLTLPTLTPKLAASQAAGKALAVARNDEVKGSRTERAPRLVVWAGTAKPALAWETVVEGVQQDGTPSELQVVTDATTGKQILAAEKVHTGTGTGQFSGTVPLGTTLSGSTYQLVDGDRAGHRTYDLNQGTSGTGTLFTDDNDVWGNGLPSNRQTAGVDVAFGAAATWDYYKDVFGRNGIRNDGVAAYSRAHYGSNYVNAFWSDSCFCMTYGDGSGNTHPLTALDVAAHEMSHGVTSATANLTYAGESGGLNEATSDIFAAAVEFHAGLAADPGDYFVGEKIDINGDGTPLRYMDKPSKDGSSRDSWSSTLGGLDVHYSSGPANHFFYLLSEGSGAKTVNGVDYDSPTYDGRPVAGIGIENAAAVWYRALTTYMTSSTDYAGARTATLQAASDLFGAYSPTYLAVADSWAAVNVGSRIALGVNVAPIADQTSGVGQAVSLQVDAYTTNSGAGLTYEATGLPDGLSISPGGLITGTPTALGSSDVTVKVTDSTGASVSDDFTWRIAYIYANAGRVDIPDNGAAVESPVTITGRDGNASATTSVYVNIVHTYRGDLTVDLVGPDGTVYSLLNRSGGSADNVDQTFTVDASAQPLNGTWKLRVQDRASIDVGYVQRWQLTP; via the coding sequence TTGCCCCGGCGACACCTCCCCGTCCTCCGGCGCAGACGCGCCACCGCCCTCGCCCTCTCCGCCGCCGCCACCCTGCTGACCCTCGGGGTCCAGACGGGCACCGGCGTCGCGGCGCCCGCCGGCCCCGGCGCGGCCGACGTCACCGCGACGCCCCGTGCGGGGGCCGCGGCGACGCCGCTCTCACCGGGCCGCCGCGCCTCGCTGATCAAGAGCGCGCAGGCCGCGGCCGCCGCCGAGGCCCGCCGGCTCGCCCTCGGAACCCAGGAGAAACTCCTCGTCAAGGACGTCGTCCGGGACGCCGACGGCACCACCCACACCCGCTACGAGCGCACCTACGCCGGACTTCCCGTCCTCGGCGGCGACCTGGTCGTCCACCGCGGGAACGGCCGGACCACCGTGACCAGGGCGAGCGGGGCGACGCTCACACTGCCCACCCTCACCCCGAAGCTCGCCGCCTCCCAAGCCGCCGGCAAGGCCCTCGCGGTCGCGAGGAACGACGAGGTCAAGGGCTCCCGGACCGAACGCGCGCCCCGCCTGGTCGTCTGGGCCGGTACCGCGAAACCCGCCCTCGCCTGGGAGACGGTCGTCGAGGGCGTGCAGCAGGACGGCACCCCCAGCGAACTCCAGGTCGTGACCGACGCGACCACGGGCAAGCAGATCCTCGCCGCCGAGAAGGTCCACACCGGCACCGGCACCGGCCAGTTCAGCGGCACGGTCCCGCTCGGCACCACGCTGTCGGGATCGACGTACCAGCTCGTCGACGGCGACCGCGCGGGGCACCGGACGTACGACCTGAACCAGGGCACGTCCGGCACCGGAACGCTCTTCACGGACGACAACGATGTCTGGGGCAACGGTCTGCCGTCCAACCGGCAGACCGCCGGCGTCGACGTGGCCTTCGGCGCCGCCGCCACCTGGGACTACTACAAGGACGTGTTCGGCCGCAACGGCATCCGCAACGACGGCGTCGCCGCCTACAGCCGGGCCCACTACGGCAGCAACTACGTCAACGCGTTCTGGTCGGACAGCTGCTTCTGCATGACGTACGGCGACGGGTCGGGCAACACCCACCCGCTGACCGCCCTCGACGTGGCCGCCCACGAGATGAGCCACGGCGTCACCTCCGCCACCGCCAACCTCACCTACGCGGGTGAGTCCGGCGGCCTCAACGAGGCGACCTCCGACATCTTCGCCGCGGCCGTCGAGTTCCACGCCGGCCTCGCCGCCGACCCCGGCGACTACTTCGTCGGCGAGAAGATCGACATCAACGGCGACGGCACCCCGCTGCGTTACATGGACAAACCCTCCAAGGACGGTTCCTCCCGCGACAGTTGGAGCTCCACCCTCGGCGGCCTCGACGTCCACTACTCCTCGGGCCCCGCGAACCACTTCTTCTACCTTCTCTCCGAGGGCAGCGGCGCGAAGACGGTCAACGGCGTCGACTACGACAGCCCGACCTATGACGGGCGGCCGGTCGCCGGCATCGGCATCGAGAACGCCGCCGCCGTCTGGTACCGGGCGCTGACGACGTACATGACCTCGTCGACCGACTACGCCGGCGCCCGCACCGCCACCCTCCAGGCCGCGAGCGACCTCTTCGGCGCCTACAGCCCGACCTACCTCGCCGTGGCCGACTCCTGGGCCGCCGTCAACGTCGGCAGCCGGATAGCCCTCGGCGTCAACGTCGCCCCGATCGCCGACCAGACCAGCGGCGTCGGCCAGGCGGTCAGCCTCCAGGTGGACGCCTACACCACCAACTCGGGCGCGGGTCTCACCTACGAGGCGACCGGACTGCCCGACGGTCTGAGCATCAGCCCGGGCGGCCTCATCACCGGGACGCCGACCGCACTCGGCAGCAGCGACGTCACCGTCAAGGTCACGGACAGCACGGGCGCCTCAGTCTCGGACGACTTCACCTGGCGGATCGCGTACATCTACGCCAACGCCGGCCGGGTGGACATCCCCGACAACGGCGCCGCCGTGGAGTCCCCGGTCACCATCACGGGCCGCGACGGCAATGCCTCCGCCACCACCTCGGTCTACGTCAACATCGTCCACACGTACCGCGGTGACCTGACGGTCGACCTCGTCGGTCCCGACGGCACCGTGTACTCCCTCCTGAACCGCAGCGGCGGCTCCGCCGACAACGTCGACCAGACCTTCACCGTCGACGCCTCCGCCCAGCCCCTGAACGGAACCTGGAAGCTGCGCGTCCAGGACCGTGCGTCGATCGACGTCGGATACGTCCAGCGCTGGCAGCTCACCCCCTGA